The following are encoded together in the Salinibacterium sp. UTAS2018 genome:
- a CDS encoding cell wall metabolism sensor histidine kinase WalK codes for MTRSSGLNLFRLGALGTRILLAFVAVALSTVVVLAGAALTGVDRGVQAGEQADRQEVADSVAAAAAEDYQRAGNWDDANLSRAVRIGEAASARLVILDASGTTVTSSGIPNDNSPGGGGVLGSSASVAEITVDGSSVGSVRVALSASTSSPVVDIAWKWIVIAAFVALAIAFAASWIVTRFLVGPLHMVTAAARSFAAGDRASRVAGQAPGELGELAVAFNAMADDVARSERDRRQLTADVAHELRTPLAALQAGLEELRDGLIAPDAERLAALHDQSLRLGRIVADLAELSAAETAGALPHENRVDLAQIAQEELALHAAQLRAAGLRVVAELPAPVFVQGDADRLHQAIGNVIANAVRYCRDQDSLTIAVAAQENEAVLTISDTGPGIPADDLPYVFDRLWRGATARDIVGSGIGLAVVREIVTQHGGSAEVESAVGEGTRIIIRLPLAAG; via the coding sequence ATGACGCGCTCCTCCGGCCTCAACCTGTTCAGACTCGGTGCGCTCGGGACCCGCATTCTCCTGGCCTTCGTTGCCGTCGCCCTCTCCACGGTAGTGGTACTAGCGGGGGCCGCCCTCACCGGCGTTGACCGCGGGGTGCAAGCTGGCGAACAAGCAGACCGCCAAGAGGTCGCCGACTCCGTCGCCGCCGCTGCTGCTGAGGACTACCAGCGTGCGGGAAACTGGGATGACGCCAACCTGTCCCGTGCTGTGCGGATCGGGGAGGCGGCATCCGCTCGCTTGGTCATCCTCGACGCTTCGGGAACAACAGTGACTTCGAGCGGAATCCCCAACGATAATTCTCCCGGCGGAGGCGGAGTTCTCGGTTCCTCCGCCAGCGTTGCCGAGATCACCGTCGACGGTTCATCGGTAGGCTCCGTGCGCGTCGCACTATCGGCCTCAACATCGTCGCCAGTGGTCGATATCGCGTGGAAGTGGATCGTGATCGCCGCCTTCGTCGCTCTCGCGATCGCCTTCGCAGCGAGTTGGATTGTCACGCGTTTTCTCGTCGGGCCGCTGCACATGGTGACGGCTGCCGCCCGCTCTTTCGCCGCCGGCGATCGTGCCTCACGGGTGGCTGGCCAAGCGCCGGGCGAACTCGGAGAGCTCGCCGTGGCGTTCAATGCGATGGCCGATGACGTTGCTCGCTCCGAGCGCGACCGTCGCCAACTCACGGCCGATGTTGCCCATGAACTACGCACTCCCCTTGCCGCCCTCCAAGCAGGCCTGGAAGAGCTTCGCGACGGTCTGATCGCCCCCGATGCTGAACGCCTTGCGGCGCTGCACGATCAATCGCTCCGGCTCGGACGCATAGTCGCGGATCTCGCCGAGCTGTCTGCCGCCGAAACCGCCGGGGCTCTTCCCCACGAGAACCGTGTCGATTTGGCTCAGATCGCCCAGGAAGAGCTAGCGCTTCACGCCGCCCAGCTTCGCGCGGCTGGGCTGCGCGTCGTCGCTGAGTTGCCCGCGCCGGTGTTCGTGCAGGGCGACGCCGACCGCCTTCATCAAGCGATCGGCAACGTTATCGCCAACGCTGTGCGCTATTGCCGCGACCAAGACTCACTGACGATCGCGGTAGCCGCACAGGAGAACGAAGCCGTACTCACAATTTCGGACACCGGACCCGGCATCCCTGCTGACGATCTGCCCTACGTTTTCGATCGGCTCTGGCGGGGAGCCACCGCTCGCGACATCGTGGGTTCCGGTATTGGCCTCGCCGTGGTGCGCGAAATTGTTACCCAGCACGGCGGTAGCGCAGAAGTCGAGTCCGCTGTCGGAGAAGGCACCCGGATCATCATCCGGCTTCCCCTCGCAGCGGGCTAG
- the recQ gene encoding DNA helicase RecQ: MVVAAPRLLGMVSAQSVLESTFGYDSFRGQQGEIIDTIVRGGDALVLMPTGGGKSLCYQIPALVRDGTGVVISPLIALMQDQVDALAAVGARAEFLNSTQSADERTRVENAFRAGELDLLYLAPERLRVSSTVSLLKQGQIGLFAIDEAHCVAQWGHDFRPDYLQLDVLHDLWPSVPRIALTATATEATRKEIAQRLKLDSATPFVSSFDRPNIQYRIEAKAQPLQQLLTLLNTEHSGDAGIVYCLSRASVEKTAQFLVENGIPALPYHAGLDSKIRASNQSRFLREEGMVMVATIAFGMGIDKPDVRFVAHLDLPKSVEGYYQETGRAGRDGLPATAWLAYGLQDVMQQRRMIDQSGGDLAHRRNLSAHLDAMLALCETVECRRVQLLGYFGQESTACGNCDTCLSPPESWDGTVAAQKLMSTIVRLERERNQKFGAGHLVDILIGKTTPRVTQQRHDDLATFGIGSDVSEQDWRSVVRQLLAQSLLTVQGEYGTLAITPESGSVLSGDRTVKLRKEAPRKARGSGASGGAAKRKVMTDLPASATDLFENLRSWRSGVARDNGVPAYVVFADATLRGIAVTKPESLAELSEISGVGEKKLETYGAAVLAVVAGGSGEAEAGSGAVSAAVPAFAAAAPGAPARQSRPAAASRPAASRPASRPAASRPAPTKATPVPGDEDDIPFYSDDDAPYDGPPEF, translated from the coding sequence ATGGTAGTGGCTGCGCCTAGACTTCTCGGCATGGTGTCTGCCCAGTCTGTTCTTGAGTCCACGTTCGGTTACGACTCGTTCCGGGGGCAACAGGGCGAGATTATCGACACGATCGTGCGCGGCGGTGACGCGCTCGTGCTCATGCCCACCGGTGGCGGCAAGTCGCTGTGCTACCAGATTCCCGCGCTCGTTCGAGACGGCACCGGCGTTGTCATCTCGCCCCTGATTGCATTGATGCAAGACCAAGTGGATGCTCTCGCCGCCGTGGGCGCGCGTGCCGAGTTTCTCAACTCCACCCAGTCCGCCGACGAGCGCACTCGCGTCGAAAACGCGTTCCGGGCTGGTGAGCTGGATCTGCTCTACCTCGCGCCCGAGCGCCTCCGTGTTTCCTCCACCGTCTCTCTGCTCAAGCAGGGCCAGATCGGGCTATTCGCTATTGACGAAGCGCACTGTGTGGCCCAATGGGGCCACGACTTTCGCCCCGACTACCTGCAGCTCGATGTGCTGCACGACCTGTGGCCGAGCGTCCCGCGCATTGCGCTCACGGCCACCGCGACCGAAGCCACTCGCAAAGAGATCGCGCAGCGGCTGAAGCTCGATAGCGCTACTCCGTTCGTTTCTAGTTTTGACCGGCCCAACATCCAGTACCGCATCGAAGCGAAGGCGCAGCCGCTGCAGCAACTGCTTACGCTGCTGAACACCGAGCACTCGGGCGACGCCGGCATCGTGTACTGCCTGTCGCGGGCCTCGGTTGAGAAGACCGCGCAGTTCTTGGTCGAGAACGGTATCCCCGCGCTGCCGTATCACGCGGGTCTCGACTCCAAGATTCGCGCCAGCAACCAGAGCCGCTTCTTGCGCGAAGAGGGCATGGTCATGGTCGCAACGATCGCTTTCGGCATGGGCATCGACAAGCCCGACGTGCGCTTCGTGGCGCACCTCGACTTGCCCAAGAGCGTCGAGGGCTACTACCAAGAGACGGGTCGTGCCGGTCGTGACGGCCTGCCCGCGACCGCGTGGTTGGCTTACGGCCTGCAGGATGTCATGCAGCAGCGCCGCATGATCGATCAGTCGGGTGGCGACCTGGCCCACCGTCGCAACCTCAGCGCACACCTCGATGCGATGCTCGCGCTGTGCGAAACCGTGGAGTGCCGCCGTGTGCAGCTTCTCGGCTACTTCGGCCAAGAGTCCACGGCGTGCGGCAATTGCGATACTTGCCTGTCTCCTCCCGAGTCGTGGGATGGCACTGTCGCGGCCCAGAAACTGATGTCGACCATCGTGCGACTGGAGCGCGAGCGCAACCAGAAATTTGGCGCGGGTCACCTGGTCGACATCCTCATCGGCAAGACCACACCGCGGGTGACGCAGCAACGTCACGACGATCTCGCGACCTTCGGTATCGGTTCGGATGTGTCGGAGCAAGACTGGCGCTCCGTCGTGCGGCAACTGCTCGCGCAATCGCTGCTCACGGTGCAAGGGGAGTACGGCACGCTCGCGATCACTCCCGAAAGTGGGTCGGTGCTGAGCGGCGACCGCACCGTGAAGCTGCGCAAGGAAGCACCGCGCAAGGCTCGCGGTTCGGGTGCCAGCGGCGGTGCCGCCAAGCGCAAGGTCATGACCGATCTGCCCGCTTCGGCGACCGACCTGTTCGAGAACCTGCGCTCGTGGCGTTCCGGTGTGGCTCGCGACAACGGTGTTCCCGCCTATGTCGTGTTTGCGGATGCCACCCTGCGCGGTATCGCCGTGACCAAGCCCGAGTCTCTCGCCGAGCTCTCGGAGATCAGCGGTGTTGGCGAGAAGAAGCTTGAGACGTACGGCGCCGCTGTGCTCGCGGTTGTGGCCGGGGGATCAGGTGAGGCCGAAGCCGGAAGCGGTGCTGTCTCGGCAGCTGTGCCCGCGTTCGCCGCAGCGGCTCCCGGCGCTCCGGCGCGTCAGTCGCGGCCCGCAGCAGCATCACGGCCAGCGGCTTCGAGGCCGGCATCGCGCCCGGCCGCGTCACGCCCTGCTCCGACCAAAGCGACCCCAGTTCCCGGTGACGAAGACGACATCCCGTTCTACTCGGATGACGACGCTCCCTACGACGGACCGCCGGAGTTCTAG
- a CDS encoding DMT family transporter: MFTVFLGLSGALTFGAADFFGGIAAKRISAILATAVGAVTGLAVLLLIFPFVPAVWSTEAVLYGALAGVNSAFAIGLLYACLAIGPMSILSPVTAVMSAIVPVTVGLLRGESLGAFGLIAIPVALIAVVLVGFVPEKGAVRPSAKALLMAVGAGVSIGLFFVILDAAPDDSGIIPVVGNRVVNALLMFGTFFAVTALAKRKRSGAPAPARSPLWRRGIYFAMAGGTLDVLANMAIITGVRTGDLSVIAVLTALYPAGTVLLAAIVLRERIAPVQYVGIVLGIAASVLLVVGG; encoded by the coding sequence ATGTTCACCGTATTTCTCGGACTCTCGGGTGCGCTCACTTTCGGTGCTGCTGACTTCTTCGGCGGCATAGCGGCGAAGCGAATCAGCGCCATTCTGGCCACTGCAGTCGGAGCCGTCACCGGCCTTGCTGTGTTGCTGCTGATCTTCCCGTTCGTTCCCGCCGTGTGGTCGACAGAAGCGGTGCTCTACGGTGCTCTCGCGGGCGTGAACAGCGCGTTCGCGATCGGGTTGCTCTACGCGTGCCTTGCGATCGGCCCGATGAGCATCCTCTCCCCCGTGACCGCTGTGATGTCGGCCATCGTGCCAGTGACCGTGGGTCTGTTGCGCGGAGAATCACTCGGTGCGTTCGGCCTCATCGCTATCCCTGTCGCGCTCATCGCTGTCGTGCTTGTGGGATTCGTTCCCGAAAAGGGTGCCGTGCGCCCGAGCGCCAAAGCCCTGCTGATGGCGGTGGGCGCTGGCGTCTCAATTGGCCTATTTTTTGTGATTCTGGATGCCGCCCCCGACGATTCCGGCATCATCCCGGTCGTCGGAAACCGTGTCGTGAATGCGCTGCTCATGTTTGGCACGTTCTTCGCGGTGACCGCGCTGGCTAAGCGAAAACGATCCGGAGCGCCAGCCCCCGCCCGATCGCCCCTCTGGCGTCGCGGAATCTACTTTGCTATGGCCGGAGGCACGCTCGACGTGCTCGCCAACATGGCCATCATCACGGGCGTGCGCACGGGCGACCTTTCGGTTATTGCTGTGCTCACCGCGCTCTACCCGGCCGGCACCGTTCTGCTGGCCGCGATCGTGCTGCGGGAGCGGATCGCGCCCGTGCAGTATGTGGGCATTGTGCTCGGCATCGCCGCGAGCGTACTACTCGTGGTTGGCGGCTAG
- a CDS encoding carbohydrate ABC transporter permease: MTATVPAKLPLDKNAKKQLARGEKNGAAKRTKKRLTSRGATIAALVIAVLWTTPTFGLFVSSLRPPEEILRNGWWTIFQNPGFTLNNYTEVLAAGNSTLNLAGAFINSIAITLPATIFPLVIASLAAYAFAWIKFPGRNWIFIGVFALQIVPLQMALVPLLSLFSRGLSIGDIELFSSLNASNSYSQVWIAHTIFALPLAIFLLHNFVSEIPSELIEAARVDGAGHGQVFFRIVLPLTMPAIASFAIFQFLWVWNDLLVALVFADGRVAPMTKLLAEITGSRGQDWNLLTAGAFISILVPLLVFFALQRYFVRGLLAGSTKG; the protein is encoded by the coding sequence ATGACCGCGACAGTGCCCGCCAAGCTTCCGCTCGACAAGAACGCGAAAAAACAACTGGCGCGCGGCGAGAAAAACGGAGCCGCCAAGCGCACGAAGAAGCGCCTCACGAGCCGTGGGGCGACTATCGCCGCGCTCGTTATCGCGGTGCTCTGGACGACGCCGACGTTCGGACTCTTCGTGTCATCCCTTCGCCCGCCGGAAGAGATTCTGCGCAACGGCTGGTGGACGATCTTCCAAAACCCCGGGTTCACGCTCAATAACTACACGGAAGTTCTGGCGGCCGGAAACAGCACGCTGAACCTTGCCGGGGCGTTCATCAACTCGATCGCCATCACACTGCCGGCCACGATCTTCCCTCTCGTGATCGCCAGCCTCGCGGCCTACGCGTTCGCGTGGATTAAGTTCCCGGGACGCAATTGGATCTTCATCGGGGTCTTCGCGCTGCAGATCGTTCCACTGCAAATGGCGCTCGTTCCGCTGCTGAGCCTGTTCTCTCGCGGGCTCTCGATCGGCGACATCGAGCTCTTCTCCAGCCTGAATGCCTCCAACTCCTACTCTCAAGTGTGGATCGCGCACACGATCTTCGCGCTTCCGCTCGCGATCTTCTTGCTGCACAACTTCGTCTCCGAGATCCCCTCCGAGCTCATCGAAGCGGCACGAGTGGATGGCGCTGGTCACGGCCAAGTCTTCTTCCGCATCGTGCTTCCGCTGACAATGCCGGCGATCGCCTCGTTCGCGATCTTCCAGTTCCTGTGGGTATGGAACGACCTCTTAGTCGCACTAGTCTTCGCCGACGGACGCGTCGCTCCGATGACGAAACTCCTGGCGGAGATCACCGGTAGCCGGGGTCAAGACTGGAACCTGCTGACCGCCGGTGCCTTCATCTCGATCCTTGTGCCGCTGCTCGTGTTCTTCGCACTGCAGCGCTACTTCGTGCGCGGACTGCTCGCGGGTTCGACGAAGGGGTAG
- a CDS encoding carbohydrate ABC transporter permease, whose translation MSAFLSWIATLPSLAQIPLVLLAFFAVIALLIFFIEIAPRSGRKYTIIRAAACVLFPALIFLALGSVLWAAAAAAVFGGLFFLLDYRSKQGAGYLFQLVGFMSPAVFLLAIGLIYPTIQTTIQAFMNSRGTRFVGLENFIWIFTQDTGIRTVLNTVVWVLIVPTVSTIFGLAYAVFIDKSRGEKIFKILVFMPMAISFVGASIIWRFVYAVRPEGQEQIGLLNQIVVWMGGQPVDWISNSPWNTFFLIVVLIWIQTGFAMVILSAAIKGVPAEQLEAAELDGTNAWQRFINVTVPGIRSSLVVVLTTISIASLKVFDIVRTMTAGANETSVIANEMYSQWQGFEVGRSAAFAVVLFVMVLPIVVYNARQIAKQREIR comes from the coding sequence ATGTCAGCTTTTCTCTCGTGGATAGCCACTCTCCCTTCGCTGGCCCAGATTCCGCTTGTGCTTCTGGCGTTCTTTGCGGTGATCGCGCTGCTGATCTTCTTCATCGAGATCGCTCCACGCAGCGGCCGTAAATACACGATCATTCGTGCAGCGGCCTGCGTCTTATTCCCCGCGCTTATCTTTCTAGCCCTCGGCTCCGTATTGTGGGCTGCCGCCGCAGCGGCTGTATTCGGCGGCCTCTTCTTCCTCCTCGATTACCGCTCCAAGCAGGGCGCTGGCTACTTGTTCCAGCTCGTTGGGTTCATGAGCCCCGCGGTATTTCTGCTGGCGATCGGCCTCATTTACCCCACGATTCAGACCACCATTCAAGCGTTCATGAACAGCCGCGGAACGCGATTCGTTGGCCTCGAGAACTTCATCTGGATCTTCACTCAAGACACCGGCATCCGCACCGTTCTCAACACCGTCGTGTGGGTATTGATCGTGCCGACGGTGTCCACGATCTTCGGTCTCGCTTACGCCGTCTTCATCGATAAGTCGCGCGGCGAGAAGATCTTCAAGATTCTGGTCTTCATGCCGATGGCAATCTCGTTCGTGGGTGCCAGCATCATTTGGCGCTTCGTCTACGCCGTGCGCCCCGAAGGGCAAGAGCAGATTGGTTTGCTCAACCAGATTGTGGTCTGGATGGGCGGGCAACCGGTCGACTGGATCTCCAATTCCCCGTGGAACACGTTTTTTCTCATCGTGGTGCTGATCTGGATTCAGACCGGTTTCGCCATGGTGATCTTGTCGGCAGCGATCAAGGGCGTTCCCGCCGAGCAACTGGAGGCCGCGGAGCTTGACGGCACCAACGCCTGGCAGCGCTTTATCAATGTGACCGTGCCGGGCATCCGGAGCTCATTGGTGGTCGTGCTCACGACGATCTCCATTGCCTCGCTGAAGGTCTTCGACATCGTGCGCACAATGACGGCCGGGGCGAACGAGACCAGCGTTATTGCGAACGAGATGTATTCGCAGTGGCAGGGCTTCGAGGTCGGGCGGTCTGCCGCCTTCGCTGTGGTGCTGTTCGTAATGGTGTTGCCGATTGTCGTGTACAACGCGAGACAGATCGCTAAGCAGAGGGAGATCCGATGA
- a CDS encoding ABC transporter substrate-binding protein, producing the protein MISHNFRRALVPIATLGVASMVLTGCASGTSGTGGPGDAGEADGVVTIYGTIADTEAELLEESWADWEEANDIDIQYESSKEFEAQISIRAQGGNAPDIAIFPQPGLLGDLASRDYIQPAPEGVAANVAEYWSEDWAAYGTTGDTLYGAPLMASVKGFVWYSPSQFAEWGVDVPETWDDLLALTQTIADETGTAPWCAGFGSDAATGWPGTDWVEDLVLREAGADTYDKWVSHEIPFSDPAIVSAFDSVGDILLNPDFVNAGFGDVKSINSTPFGDPARALGDGTCALHHQASFFDGFIQDPKNGNATVGPDADIWAFVTPSVEAGGNAVTGGGEIVGAFSNDEETIAVQEYLSSAEWANSRVALGGVISANNGLDPANASSPILQQAIEILQNPDTTFRFDASDLMPGVVGAGSFWTGMVDWVNGKSTEEVLSTIDASWPSE; encoded by the coding sequence ATGATTTCCCATAACTTTCGGCGGGCCCTAGTGCCCATCGCAACTCTCGGCGTGGCCAGCATGGTTCTCACGGGCTGCGCCTCCGGAACCAGTGGCACCGGTGGCCCCGGCGATGCGGGTGAAGCGGATGGCGTAGTCACCATCTACGGCACCATCGCCGACACTGAAGCTGAGCTTCTCGAAGAATCCTGGGCCGACTGGGAAGAAGCGAACGACATCGACATCCAGTACGAATCGAGCAAAGAGTTCGAAGCGCAGATCAGCATCCGCGCTCAGGGTGGCAATGCCCCTGACATCGCGATCTTCCCGCAGCCCGGCCTTCTCGGCGACCTCGCTTCGCGCGATTACATCCAGCCAGCACCCGAGGGTGTCGCCGCCAATGTCGCTGAGTACTGGTCAGAAGACTGGGCCGCGTACGGCACCACCGGAGACACCCTCTACGGTGCGCCCCTCATGGCCAGCGTTAAGGGCTTCGTGTGGTATTCGCCATCGCAATTCGCCGAGTGGGGTGTTGACGTTCCTGAAACCTGGGACGACCTACTGGCTCTCACGCAGACCATCGCCGACGAAACCGGAACCGCACCGTGGTGCGCTGGATTCGGTTCGGATGCCGCTACCGGCTGGCCCGGCACTGACTGGGTCGAAGACCTCGTGCTGCGCGAAGCTGGCGCTGACACCTACGACAAGTGGGTCTCGCATGAAATTCCGTTCAGCGATCCCGCGATCGTCTCGGCCTTTGATTCGGTCGGAGACATTCTTCTCAACCCCGACTTCGTGAATGCCGGCTTCGGTGATGTGAAGTCGATCAACTCCACGCCGTTCGGTGACCCGGCCCGCGCCCTCGGCGACGGAACCTGTGCGCTCCACCACCAGGCATCCTTCTTCGACGGGTTCATCCAGGACCCCAAGAACGGAAATGCCACGGTGGGCCCGGATGCTGACATCTGGGCCTTCGTGACCCCGTCCGTTGAAGCTGGCGGCAACGCCGTCACCGGTGGTGGCGAAATCGTCGGAGCTTTCTCCAACGATGAAGAGACCATCGCCGTGCAGGAATACCTGTCGAGCGCCGAGTGGGCGAACTCTCGCGTAGCTCTCGGTGGAGTTATCAGCGCCAACAACGGCCTCGACCCCGCTAACGCAAGCAGCCCCATCCTGCAGCAGGCTATCGAGATTCTGCAGAACCCGGACACGACGTTCCGCTTCGACGCTTCCGACCTCATGCCGGGTGTTGTAGGCGCTGGTTCGTTCTGGACCGGAATGGTCGACTGGGTCAATGGCAAGTCAACAGAAGAAGTGCTCTCGACCATTGACGCTTCGTGGCCCTCTGAGTAG
- a CDS encoding DUF981 domain-containing protein, which yields MDQGLVIDWTQMPTYNTIMAVAAGAGLLSLVLFARKLMAGTDVEFRGYAVNFGVLGVILTVTGAHMTLTWPFAAYFPFDNIIFGEPSLAFGVLLLAASFVLWRRASVLEESKDAARAIARTAEPLGVLIFGLGLALVAIAFAGVIFQLFAAPPEEPISGAFAEWPWVEAIFMSGLFALVGLGALLFPFATRSFAVRSAPTKVQWVTAIALALGGVAFLLFGALNFFTHIGLIVNTMG from the coding sequence ATGGATCAAGGATTAGTAATCGACTGGACGCAAATGCCGACCTACAACACGATCATGGCGGTGGCTGCCGGTGCAGGCCTGCTCAGTCTCGTGTTGTTTGCTCGCAAACTCATGGCCGGAACCGACGTGGAGTTCCGAGGGTATGCCGTGAACTTCGGAGTCTTGGGCGTCATTCTCACCGTGACTGGCGCACACATGACGTTGACGTGGCCCTTCGCGGCCTACTTCCCCTTCGACAACATCATCTTCGGCGAGCCCAGCCTCGCGTTCGGCGTGCTGCTTCTCGCCGCAAGCTTTGTACTCTGGCGTCGCGCATCCGTGCTCGAAGAATCCAAGGATGCCGCCCGCGCGATCGCTCGCACCGCTGAGCCTCTCGGCGTTCTTATCTTCGGTCTCGGCCTTGCCCTCGTAGCAATCGCGTTCGCCGGAGTGATCTTCCAACTCTTCGCCGCCCCGCCCGAGGAGCCCATTTCTGGTGCATTCGCCGAGTGGCCCTGGGTTGAAGCGATCTTCATGTCGGGCCTCTTCGCGCTCGTCGGCCTCGGAGCACTGCTGTTCCCGTTTGCCACCCGCAGCTTCGCCGTCCGCAGCGCTCCCACCAAGGTTCAGTGGGTTACGGCTATCGCCCTTGCTCTCGGCGGAGTCGCATTCCTGCTGTTCGGCGCGCTCAACTTCTTCACCCACATCGGCCTCATCGTTAACACGATGGGCTAA
- a CDS encoding ABC transporter permease produces the protein MSPFISGVGVILSLELRQRVRTTSWYILLAVFVALILIVTVLLSFALYGFGSADNGAAGVYSTVIYFVLLLGTLVAPALSGNAINGDRDAGTLATTQVTLITTGQLIVGKFLSAWITALAFLAAAIPFLVYAALAGQLRASTILVSIVVLAVELGVVAAVGVGLSGLMSRPLFSIVVTYLVVAALSVGTIIAFTLGGLALQTTATQTASYGMEYDSSGKIISCSEPEEYDYQTPRFDLFWGALAANPYVILADAVPTTFDSNDQPTDLFGYFKLTTRMAQIPQDYGYANTCVVGEFDQYPDSPTARSVMESTTPSWAVGLATHLVLAGALLIGAWARTKTPAAKLSRGSRIA, from the coding sequence ATGAGCCCCTTCATCTCCGGCGTCGGAGTGATTCTGTCACTCGAGCTGCGCCAGCGCGTGCGCACGACGAGCTGGTACATCCTTCTTGCCGTCTTCGTCGCGCTCATCTTGATCGTGACGGTGCTGCTGTCATTCGCTCTGTACGGATTCGGCAGTGCAGACAACGGCGCCGCGGGGGTCTACTCCACCGTCATCTATTTCGTTCTGCTGTTGGGCACGCTCGTGGCACCTGCCTTGAGTGGCAACGCGATTAATGGCGATCGGGATGCCGGTACTCTCGCCACCACTCAAGTGACGCTCATCACCACCGGCCAACTGATCGTGGGCAAGTTTCTTTCAGCCTGGATCACGGCGCTCGCGTTTTTGGCGGCCGCCATCCCGTTCCTCGTCTACGCAGCTCTTGCTGGCCAGCTTCGCGCGAGCACCATCCTCGTGTCTATCGTTGTGCTCGCGGTTGAACTGGGCGTCGTTGCCGCGGTCGGAGTGGGGCTTTCGGGGCTTATGTCGCGCCCGCTGTTCTCCATCGTTGTGACGTATCTGGTCGTAGCGGCGCTGAGCGTTGGCACGATTATCGCCTTCACCCTTGGCGGGCTGGCACTGCAAACTACCGCGACTCAGACCGCGAGCTATGGCATGGAATACGACAGCTCCGGCAAGATAATTTCGTGTTCGGAGCCCGAAGAATATGACTACCAAACGCCCCGGTTCGACCTGTTTTGGGGTGCGCTCGCTGCAAACCCCTACGTGATCTTGGCGGATGCCGTGCCGACCACGTTCGACTCGAACGATCAGCCGACAGACCTTTTCGGCTATTTCAAGTTGACCACCCGCATGGCTCAAATTCCGCAGGACTACGGTTACGCCAACACCTGCGTCGTCGGAGAGTTCGATCAGTATCCCGATTCCCCGACCGCACGTAGCGTAATGGAGTCCACAACTCCGAGTTGGGCCGTGGGGCTCGCAACCCATCTCGTGCTCGCTGGGGCGCTGCTGATCGGCGCCTGGGCTCGTACCAAGACTCCGGCGGCAAAGCTGAGCCGCGGTAGCCGCATCGCCTAG
- a CDS encoding ABC transporter ATP-binding protein, translated as MVTTELLPADPDVGGIVVTNVARSFGDVHAVRDASFVAVPGTVTGLIGPNGSGKTTLMLMLASLLKPDAGSIRIAGYDPFGETAEVRSRLGWMPDVLGSWATISVRDTLTYAARMYAMDKATAAARAAEILTLVDLGDLADSPTRVLSRGQKQRLSLGRALVHDPAVLLLDEPASGLDPVARAHLRTLVRRLASEGKTLLVSSHVLSELDEMADGAVYLSKGVTASAEALARSRATARPWRIRSSDVAALRAALIADGIAEEAIATDRTELLVALDGEAAASELLARLVGAGVAISTFAPAVGDLEHAFIDLSSEESK; from the coding sequence ATGGTGACTACAGAGCTGCTGCCCGCTGATCCCGACGTTGGCGGCATCGTCGTCACGAATGTTGCTCGCTCCTTCGGTGATGTTCATGCGGTTAGAGATGCAAGTTTCGTCGCCGTGCCCGGAACGGTTACTGGCCTCATCGGTCCCAATGGTTCGGGCAAGACCACGCTCATGCTCATGCTGGCATCGTTGCTTAAGCCGGATGCCGGCAGCATCCGCATCGCCGGTTACGACCCCTTCGGTGAGACGGCCGAGGTCCGTTCGCGGTTGGGGTGGATGCCCGACGTGCTGGGATCGTGGGCGACGATTAGCGTGCGCGACACCTTGACTTACGCGGCGCGCATGTACGCGATGGACAAAGCCACGGCGGCGGCTCGAGCAGCGGAAATTCTCACGCTTGTTGATCTGGGCGATCTCGCCGACAGCCCGACCCGCGTTCTCTCGCGAGGGCAAAAGCAGCGGCTCAGTCTTGGCCGAGCACTCGTGCATGACCCTGCAGTGCTGTTGCTCGATGAGCCTGCTTCGGGCTTAGACCCCGTGGCGCGCGCGCACCTACGCACCCTCGTTCGTCGGCTTGCCTCCGAGGGCAAGACCCTTCTCGTCTCCAGTCATGTTCTTTCCGAACTCGATGAAATGGCGGATGGCGCCGTTTACCTCTCGAAGGGCGTCACAGCATCGGCGGAGGCGTTGGCGCGCAGTCGCGCCACGGCTCGACCCTGGCGCATCCGCTCGAGCGACGTGGCGGCACTGCGGGCGGCACTCATTGCGGACGGCATCGCGGAGGAAGCGATTGCGACCGACCGCACTGAACTGCTCGTGGCGCTCGACGGCGAAGCGGCAGCATCCGAACTTCTTGCTCGACTGGTCGGGGCAGGCGTTGCGATCAGCACGTTTGCGCCAGCTGTGGGCGATCTCGAACATGCCTTTATCGACTTGAGCTCGGAGGAGAGCAAATGA